AGGAACAGGAGTGCGTCAATAAGAATACCTATGTATTCACCTTCACCTAAAGCAAAAAGGATTGAGGTTAGATTTCCTGATGCTTCATGTAATGCCTATCTTGCTTTTACTTCAATGCTTATGGCAGGTATTGATGGTATTTTAAACAAGATCGATCCTGGTGAGCCAATGGATAAAAATCTTTATGACCTAGATCCTATTGAGTTATCTAATATACCAAAGATGCCTGCAAGTTTAGATGAGGCTTTAGATCAGTTAGAGAAAGATTATGAATTTCTATTAAGGGGTGATGTGTTTACAGAGGATGTGGTTGCAACATGGGTTAATTATAAAAGAAATAGTGAGGCTAGAGAAGTAAACATGAGGCCACATCCATATGAATTTATGCTATATTATGATATATAATTTTTATACCATTTGACCATTAGCTTTAGCCCATCAATACTTGTGTATTTTGGCTTAAAGGCTGTAAGTTTAATACTTTCAGCCTTTAAGTATGTTTCATTGCATATTTTTATTATTCTTTTTATGTTTATAGGGGTTTTTATATTAAATAACGAACTAAATAGGTCAAAAATAATCCCAAAGCTATAAACAATAGGAAAGGGCAGGGAAAGGCTTTTCTTTTTTCCTAGAGAATGGGCAATTATATCAATAATTTCTTTAGTTGTAAGGTGGGGCTCATCTGCATAGTTAAAGATGCTTACATTTTCTTTGTTTTCATTTAGTAAATAGATAGTAAAGTCAACAATATTTTGCACATATGCTAGTGATTTAATATTCTTTCCCTTTCCTATTCTTATAAAGGGACCTTTATCAATCTGTTTTATCAATAAAAACATATTTGCATAGTTGTGGGGTCCAATTACTACTGAGGGCCTTAAGATAACTAATCTTCTTTTTTTTTCTTTTTTTGCCCAAGATATCAATGATCTTTCGGCTTCTAATTTACTTTTACTGTAGGGTGTTTCACATTTTAATGGGCATTTTTCATTAACCCCTGAGAAATAGTTGCCATAAACTGCAGCTGTTGAGAAAAATACTATATTATTTACATTCCTCTTTACTGCAAAGTTAATAATATTTTTTGTCCCACCTTTGTTAACATTGAAATATTCTTTATCGCTTATTCCTATATCTTTGTGTTCAGCAGCTAAATGAATAATTGTATCTATATATTTAGGTAAACTATCAAAATTATTTAAATCTTTAATATTACCTTTTATATGATAAGCGTTACTTTTAAAATCTGGTTTTTTAATATCTAGATTGATTATTTCATGACTGTTGTGTAGTGATTGAATAAAATAT
This sequence is a window from Deferribacterota bacterium. Protein-coding genes within it:
- a CDS encoding NAD(P)-dependent oxidoreductase; the protein is MILITGGSGFIGRYFIQSLHNSHEIINLDIKKPDFKSNAYHIKGNIKDLNNFDSLPKYIDTIIHLAAEHKDIGISDKEYFNVNKGGTKNIINFAVKRNVNNIVFFSTAAVYGNYFSGVNEKCPLKCETPYSKSKLEAERSLISWAKKEKKRRLVILRPSVVIGPHNYANMFLLIKQIDKGPFIRIGKGKNIKSLAYVQNIVDFTIYLLNENKENVSIFNYADEPHLTTKEIIDIIAHSLGKKKSLSLPFPIVYSFGIIFDLFSSLFNIKTPINIKRIIKICNETYLKAESIKLTAFKPKYTSIDGLKLMVKWYKNYIS